A segment of the Amblyomma americanum isolate KBUSLIRL-KWMA chromosome 6, ASM5285725v1, whole genome shotgun sequence genome:
CAAGTGCTCTCGAGACAATACCTGCAAACGCAACCGGGGCCTAGAGTCTTACTTGGAACGCTGCGCGTTGGCAACAGCTCAGAGTCACAAACACAAAACAGGTAGAACGCGGAACAAACGCTCTCAGAACTCGGCCATAAAACTTGCTTCGCACTAAACAGAACAGCCAAGCAGACGACGCTAGCCACAGCAGCATGATCGGCGCGCATGCTCGTTCGCTCTCCCGATTTCCGCTCTGTTTCGCCTCGGCACCGCTGCATCGGGCAGTCGACGCTCGCTCGTTCATGTTAAACAATTGGGAGGGTGTACATAGTCAGTCCTCTCTTGGTGGCGCAAGTACCACCGGCAACTGTGTAGTTTTTTTATAGAATTTCCAATGTTCTcgcaaataaaatttatttttcgTAAAATTTTAGGCAAGATTCATAAAATCAAAATATGAGTCCAAATTCATACATTTTACGTTAAATTCGGAAGACTGCAAATTTGGCATCTCCATGGCATAATACATCTGTGCCCAGATGATGTTCCTTCGTTTTGTTGTTGCTGGATAGATCCGTGATGTCGCTAAGTGCCGATGACAAAAGCGGGCTTTGGCTGCTGTTTGAACAGACACTAGTGTATGCTTCATTGCTTTTTGGGATACCGTGACCTCTCACCTGTCAGCGACAGAGTGCAAAGTCAGAAGCTGCTTGACATACGGTATGCATGCAAAAATTAAAGCAGGGCATAAGGCTGGAAACAGGCTTCAGTATATTATTTTCAGGaagtagtttgaagtttattttaccACAAAGCAAAATGATACGTGAGATGTGGTAGGGTTGTGGTGCTTTATCTGTAGTGCCCGAGGCACTGTACTTTCTTGTTAACAGAATGGGAACGAACTGCACTACCTGAACCAAAAAACTAGATTTCATGCTTCTGTTCTGAAAATGAGGCTCTTTTTCATTGAAatttgcgatatcagtgcatgtggAAGATCCCGgttggtccaaattattccagagccctccactataggaCACCTCTCtttttcactctcaccttcctcccttctctcacAGCATGGCTGGGATGTCCACTGAGAAATGAAACAGTTTtccattttcctcaaaaacatcTGCTGCGCTGGCTTAGTGctcctggtgctcggctgctgaccctaaagacgcgggttcgatcccggccgcggtgggcgaatttccatggaggcgaaattctagaggcccatgtactgttcaatgtcagtgcacattaaagaaccccaggtggttgaaatttccggagcccttcactacggcgtctctcatagcctgttaAACCTATAGCCCCATAAACCATTTTCCTCAAAACCGATATTCAACATTGACAGCCACACCTTTGAATAATGATCtagcattgtaaaaaaaaatatgggaataattggttatcaggaaagaaatggcacagtaaccgtgcACACCAGGCCATGTTTCCAGTCGAGCTGGGAACAAAATTGTGTCTGCGATATCTTTAGTATCTGAACCTCCAACTAGAAAGACACCATTGCTGGACATTCCTTGAAGTTTGTATCACAGGGCGCTGGCAGTAGATATTGCTTACAACCCGATGTAAATGTCAAGAAAACGAATTCATATTGGCACGACAGCGTTGAAATTTATGGCGAGCGGCTGGAGCGGCCGGTCCTTTCCCGAGTGTACTTAGCAGTCCCGCCACCAGTGGCGTGGCCATCGCTATGCATGGTGCCTATTATATATCGCTACACTAAATGCGTTTTCTGTGTTGTAGTTTTGCGCTCACTGCCTTGCACATGTTAGCAAGACAGTGCTGGTGGCTAGCAGGTGCAAGGCTACTGACAGTGGTATCGTGACAATAAGTCAGTGTCGTTGGTtgcagggcctcctttgagggacaACTGCCACTTCGTTTGAGTTGTACTTACATGACTATACATACCAGACATGTTTTCCATATCATGCATGTCTATGTGCCTGGCACCCATTCTGATAAGGAACATTGCATTTTGCAGAAGGTGAGAAGACTGAAAAGAACCAGTGCACACTCGTTTGGGAGGTAAGTGTTTGGATGCTTGTCAGTACGACTGGCCTTTCGtcaatcacaaaaaaaaaaagatggctaaAGTGTTCTAGTGCATAGGAAGTCTCATTGTAGCAATTCTCGGTGTGAAAAAGCAACACAGCCTTGTTACAACAAATCATGGTAACGAAgtgatgaggaggaggaaaggcagggaggttaaccagaagaatacccgctttgctaccctgcacggggggaaaggagTGTAACTAAAGAAGCACTATTCTCTTTTAAAGCATTTGTGTAGAAACAAACCTAATATTTAATAACGCATTTTAATGGAGATATTCGAACTTCTTGCTCACTGTTTGGCAAAGTGCCAAGCTAGTACTGCCATCTTGCTGGTTCTTGGCAAGTTATTGGCACTGCATCTGTGTCGTACACTAAATGGCAGCAAGCATTTTGTCACAGTGGCTGTTCTTGAGAAGGCGTTCCTTTGTTTCAGAATCATCAAAGAACCAAGAGCTTTATTGGTTGTAAAGCTTACACTGACAAATGTTTACACTGACCACATAATGCGAGAACTCAGCGGTAGCTGTTAAGCTATGCTATGCAACATTCCCTCTTCCTTTCCACACTGTGCCACCAGTGCGATGCTCCCTCTTCTATTGTGCTATAGCACTTCGTTTTCCCCCACTGAGGTGCATTGTACGTACAAACTGTTGCCCTCCATGCTGCACCACAGCTGATACTCCCTCCTGGTGTGCTGCACTGTAGCTGCTAGATCGCTTGCCCTCTGACTGTACAGCATagcgacacccccccccccccccccccctttccccttcCCTCCCCCTCAATGCTGTACCCTATGCTGTCTGTATCGCACCTGCTATTTCCGTCCTACCCTTCCCCCCCTTCACACCCTCTGTGCTGTGCGGACATCTACACCAATGCTGCAGATCTGGGGGGGTTCATCCCATTTGTTGCACACCGAATGAGGTAATGGGATTTTGAGGTGGCACTTTCTTTCGATTAAATTTTCACCATGCGCAGTATGAGCAAGTGCAGTTATAATCACATTGTAAATGAGGTTCCTTATTTGATGGGCTGCCAAAAGTTTGATTATCTACCTTTAGCACAGCACGTTTCCCGTGATATTTGTTGTCACCTATCAAAACAGTGTCAAAGAAGTGAAACCACAATTCCTTTCCAGCTTCATTATGATGATGGCAAATTACTGTGTGCTGCCACAAAAAAATAAGTTGGACATGGAACATGGGCATTCAAAAATGTGCTGTTGAGAACTTGAGACTAATGGTTGCAAGAGGGAGTATATAGCGCTGAAAAGCAGTAagcaaaacaataacaataacaatggTTTCACACTTCAGTTCATTTTGTTGCATCAAGACGAGTACAGAGTTCACCTCTTTAATAATACTTAATATGTTTTACAAAACTCTGGAGTCAGGGGACACATACTGATGTTATCATTTTCCGCGTGGAAAAATGCATAGTAGACAAATATGTTAGAACAATTCAACATAACTTTCTTTCACATAACTTCCGCATGTGCAAGACCAGTGAGGTATGCTTTGTTGGAGAAGCAATACTCTTTTGCTGTTCATTGCAGCTGAAGTTAAGGGCACATGCACAGAGATGTCAAAGGCACAGTGTGAAATTGTCAGTTGATGACTCCTTCAGGATTGGTCGCAGTGCAAAACAGGCTGTAGAGCAGTGAAGGCTGTGCATGCTTCATTTTGACAACCTCCATGTTCCATCAGAGATGCATGCATGGTTTGTCATTTGAAAGTGGTTGATCCAGTGCAGTGCCATGTTGCTCCTTCAGGGCACAGTGAAATCGCGGAGCTTTGGTGAGCTCAAGTTCAAGGTGTGCCCAACCGAGTCGTTGGCCCGGGAACACTTCCGCAAGCACGGCGTGGAGCACTACTGGGACCTGGCGTACAGCAGCACATTACTTGAGCTGGCTGATGCCTAAGTCTCATTTCCACCACTACGGACGTACTGGTTGAACAGCTGTGGCAGTTCAGACAGTGGCTGCGTCCCGCTCCAAGCCAAGAACTGGCGTCGCAGACGGTGCAGCTGGCCGGCAGGTGGTAGCGTGTGCAGGTCAGTGGTCAAGGACAATAAACAAAGAGCTGCTTCTCCATTTCATTTTCACTATGGTTCTGCTGTGTCCTCTTTTGCATGCAATAAAGGTTTGCATGCAATAATCACTGAAACACTGAGGTTCATTTGTCATTTACAGCAAGTCTGTACTCAAGTGGTTGACCAAGCTAAGGAAGATGCTGCCATGTTTACATATGCTTAGCTTTAGTCTGCATGCTTTGTTTGGGTGTGTGCACTGGTGACACACTACTATTTCATCAATTTGCTACTTCGGGACTTTGTATTTATCATGCACTACATTTTAAGCATCATGGATTGCAGGAAGGTGAGGTGCTACTGTGTTGCAGAAACAATGAAGGTACTTGCATTACGGTACGACTCGAATGATTTCTAATATCGCAGGTGTTGCACTTTTTGATGACAGCTCAGTGCACTTGAGTAGAAATTAATGATGTACCTTCTGCTCTGAACTGTTCCTGCTTGACACTTTCCTGGACTAAGCTGCTTTTTCAGGTGCCCGTCTCATCAACCGCTTCCTGTTGGTCTCCATTCTTGTACTGAGCACTCAATGGAAAAACCTTCCAAAAGTATGTGGTGAAATGCCTGCATTCCCGTGCATAAGTTTTATAAAGAGACACTGAGGGAGGACGCCTTCCAATTTTCTTTCTTAGTAAAATTGACTCTGTGGCTCTCTCTGGCTCTGTTGACGTTTGACTTGCACCGGAAGACTCATTTGCTGCTGAGAAAATTGGGTTTTAAAATGTTGTTGCAGCTAGATCCAAACTTGCGAGGTACCGCAGTTTATTTTAAAACTTCAGTAAAAGTAGCGCCTTTGTTGTCAAATGCAATGATCTATCAGTACAGGCCAAATTCAGTTTGTCCTCAGCATCGCAGGTGTTCATTTGTAAAGGGGCACTGTTCTCCCAGAATGTGCATGCGACTGTCATCTTAAACGTACAGTAGAGTGCGCTACAAGtggttttttctcttttttcccctCTTGTCTTAGGTAGCAGCTCCTCTCAGTGATTCCACTTGAAACTGCACCAATCACTTTTGGCCACAGCTTGTTGAACAGGTCTACCCACGCTCTTTATCAACTATCACACCAGAAATTCGTCAGGCCAGATATCAGTTCATTATCTCTCATCTGTCAGTTCCTCTGAAGTGACCCCAGTCGTTACTAGGAATGttgctttgtatttttgtactCCTAAGGTTGGCTGTGACACAGTATGCATCACAGCTCGAATATTTTACGAGGCATCCAGAAGAAACATAAAAAAAGTGCTTTCAAATATATGTGCATTATAGCACTGCCTGCAGTTCAAGGTAGCATGCGAGATGTGGTAGAAGAGTGGTGAGGCTGGCAATGCTGTGCACATGACAATGGCATTTACATAACAGTTAAGTGAACCACTGCCCTTGCTCAAAGCAAGTTTCAGCTAGCTACAGTTGCTATTTGGGAAGTGAGTTTGTGTGTGCACATATTACAAAAAATAGCTTAACAAATCTTTTAGCGACACTGTGTAAAGCTCATCAAATCCACCACTGACTTCTGAAAAGTTGTAAACGGCTTATGGAGAACATTCAGATGGCTTAAGGCTTTAGACAGGAAGATATAACTTGTGTAAGAAAGCTTTCAATCTCAAACAGTAGATGACAATGTGGGAAGAGTTCAGACTCTTGTGTTGTCAGGCTGCTGATTGATGTTGAGAATGATAATAATATAGCAAGTTAAGTTCAAAATAGGTTACAGTCTTTCATACTAACACATTAATTAGGGCATGAGAAAAAGTGTGCACCAAGATAGTTATGAAGTCTCACAACTAAGCAGGAAGCCATTCAGAGATATGCATGTCCTAATCTTCTGCATCACTTTGAGAGGAAGCCAGAATTTGTCCCTCATAAGTTAACTGCTGATAAATCATGAATTTTTGAGCACGACACTAAGAAAAAGAATACCAAGTTTAGGTGTGGTATGCTGCAAACTCTTCCCATTCAAAGAAAGCCAGAATGCTAGATGCATGAGTAAATTGAAAATTAAAttgctcacttttttttcttttttgcaaccaGGGGATAGTTCACAACTAAACAGTGCCTTCAGAATGAGCTGTCAAAATTTTAACAGGAAGTCCTTGAAAGGCAAAGGAAAACGATGGTTTGTGTAAGAACATGCACATACTTGGACGCCTTTACATCACAATGCCTCAGCACCACTGCGTACAATGAAAGCAACAGCTATGCCCGTGCAAAACTGCCCAAGGGAACTAATACTTTTGTGGAGTAACCTTAATCTGCGAGGAGGTCAAAAGAAATCAGAGGGAACACAGAATCAGTCTAATTACTTTTCTGCCACACCTTGTATAGATAAATGCATAGATGCTGGCAGTGGCTGTGCTTCTGACTGACTGTGCAAGGATATGGGGTCAGCCGACTGCAGCATTGTCTGCACAAGGTTGCGTGTCAACTGGTCGCGTTCGTACAAGTCGGAAACCAGGGGGGCCTGCACAAAACGATCATGAAAAGCCTCTCCTGATACTCTTCATTAAAGCTGCCAGGTTTGCTACAGCAAACACTGTGCAGCATCCAGTTCACACCACCACAAAGGTAATACACATCACACATCTCAACTCTGCGTGCTCACTGGTGCTGAAAAAATAGCAGGAGGAGAAGCCTTTTGTATGCTGCTCGGAACAAAATAGGTTCGCTCAATGGAAAGTTACGTACATGGCTCTCTAGCACAAGGCCCGTAGCTTGTAAAACTTGACGCAGTTCAGCACACTGGCAAACCCCAGATTTAACCTCTACAATCATATTACCGTATAAACACATGTAAGTGCTGCACTTTTATTTTTAAATTCAGGTGCGAACTTTGAAGGTGCAGTCCATACaagaattttaaaaaatgcataagcatatttttttttctcagttatcCTGTCCAAAACGGGGTGCAAcccatacacgggtgcggcccttacacgagattATATGGTGTGCTGGTCACCGAGACATTTTGTACAATATTACCACCAGAAAGTCTAGCATTTAATATAGTCAAATACCATGAGAATAAAAGGAAGTGCATATATCATAAGTTCATAACTCATGCAGTTGTGGGCTTTAAATTACATTCACAAGGTTAGCTTTCACTGTCTCCTCCTACCTGTTTGTGTATGCTGCACTTTCCCTGCGGTAGCACTGTACCACAAGCAAGACCTGATAGAAGCCCGGCACGCTTGCTTTTGCTTCAAAATGTCTTGGGACATGCTAACGTCAATATGAACATGGCATTTATTCTAGCTACACATGCTGGGCATTCCCCCAAGGCTGCCGAACAGGACAGACAACAGCTTACTCGTGTTACTTTGCACAGGCCTAAGTGACTTTTCAAGGATACTTCTACACACTTAAGGTGTTCCTACCAACTAAATTGTTATTGCAAAGAACTAGCTTGGCACACTACACCACTTTTGCTGCTTTGTCAAATGGTGGTTATGCAGTGTAAATGTTCTGCAGCTCTAGCCGCGTTCTATAGTAGAAGTAAATGCGAGTGCCGGTTTTCCAGGTTTTGAAGGAAAGATCCTGTTTCAAGTTCCGAGAGCAGCAGACTATTCATCAAAAGGGAAACTGAAACCAATAATAGGCTGGTGGTCATGTAAAATGAGAATCTGACCCAAGGGGGCCTAACAATAGAAACTGCCAAAATACTCAAAGCCCGCTTGATTAAAATGGCAGCTGAAGTTCAAATTTCAGAGATTCATGTAGATGCTAGCGCTGTATGTCTAGCTACTAATTGCTACACAAAGCAGTTAGCTTGCATGTAGTAGGAAAAATGTGATGGAGGGCCTTTACGTTCTGTGTAGCTCGGTGGGGTGGCAGCGGCTTTCGGTCGGTCAGTGCATTCTCCACTTCCTTGGCGGCTTCTGCATCATTTGCATCCCAAGGCAGCTGAACAAGCGGCCGGTCCCAGCGGTTGTTCGCATCAGGGGCCTCAAGTCGCTCGGCCAGGGCAGTCATCCTGGAAACAGAACAGGGGACCTCAGGATGCCTTGCCAAGCATATGAAACAGCTGCCCACACCTCAAGGGTGTACTGCTGCTCGGTTGGCCGCTGTCCGTTCCACTGCTTGCACTGCTCCTGGGTAGCCAGTACCTGCACCTGTGCAAAAGTGCCATGATAATTTTGCCGCTGTTGGCTTGCAAATTCACCACTTACTATGCAGTGGTTCGTCCGGGCTCCCCGCACCAGGCAGTATAGCTCATAGCGGTACCCTGCAAACACAGAACCCCGGCAGCGTGTAGCCAGGCATGCCCAAAAAGTCTCCACTCTTGCACCACACAGCAAAGCTTAGCATTGCTCTCATTTTTCTACATCAGTAAGAAAGCCGACCAAAAACACTTGCAGTGTTTTTACCCCGAACTGCCAAGAAGTGACTGCAATCATGCTTGTGTGAAGAGGGTGCACGTGCGGCATATTGGTGCGCTTCCGTCTTGGTACAGTGACGTTTGCAAGCAGTGGTGGCACATTGTGCCTTGAACCATCACTCCTGAAATGGACTGCATATTTTCTGTGCTGGTGCCATGTTTGGAGCCTTGATAACTGGTAGCAAGCATGCAGCTCTGGGTTTACTGCTGTTGCTGGCAGATGCGCTCCCTCTCACGCCATTTTGCGATGGCACAGCTGCTGCAGTGACGTGGTGCAATTGCTCTTATCAGTTGTCTCCATGTGCACCACTGGGGAGAACGATGTCAGCATGCCTCATACTGCCGCTTTCTCCACTTGTGCCATGCCGTGCATATTGCTATAAAGCTCAGAGGAATTTCATGTACAGCTATGATTGTGGTAACAAGTGTATCTTCAGCTTTAGCATGCGAATCATGTTTGCTTGTGGTGCTTTAGAGTGCAGCTCTTAAGCGCCCATTTGTGGGCTGAGCCGCGTCGCTGCCGTCGGTGTAACCAAGCCAAAccttaaataaattaataaataaagataacattgccgcgactgggattcgaatctGCTGTACcgctaacagatcagcttcactggccactagtcgagagcactaggctattgccgcagccgatcacacaCAATCTCGCAAAgcaatgagcctacagagccttGAGACACCGACAgaactgcgctcaaatttcgcattagggagattcataatcgtccttagaattttttttcttctttgaagaGCAGTGGTCTCTTCTACAATGCATTTTGCATGAGCTGGAACACCTGAGCACATGCTCTGTTGACTCAGCAAAAATATTGCTTACACATAACTACCGACAATTCGGACAAATGAAGATGTGTGAAACCTGCAATCTAAGCTGCTGAAAAtcgaaataaataaaacttgTAAATGTACAACTTCTGAAGCATTAATATATTGTTCATTAGCATCAGGTGCTATTGAGCGCTGCCATTGTTTACTCAATCTTTTACTGCACTCGCAGCAAGAACagttcttgtgctcattcagcaaAGCATCCCTCCTGCTCCATGAATTGCATTATATTGGATTGCGCTTTTCTTAGTGAAAATGTTCATAATTACTTGGCATTAAGCCTAACTGGCACAGTCTTGGAGCTGATTGGCTTTAGTTTGTCACGGTTGGAAAACCCTGTGCAGAGAACATGTTTGGAAagctcagctactgatccagagttctcaggttcgaacccgaccgcggcggctgcgtttcgatggaggcaaaacgctgatgcgcccgtgtgctgtgcgatgtcagtgcacattaaagattcccaggtggtcgaaattattccggagccctccactatggcacctctttcttcgtttcttctttcactccctcctttatcccttcccatagcAAGAGGCTGCACCTTTGATGTAGTTGGGGGCGTCTAGTATCACCAGCCGGTCTCTGGACAGCAGCCTGCGCAGAATGACAGTGATCAGTCATCCAGAGCCAAGCTGCAACTGGATACACAACACGCACCGTGCAACGTCAGACTTGAGCCGGTCCCGCAACTGCTTCTCCTGGCCTGCCTCTGGAACCACAGATGTTTCCCGCATTCAGTCTTTGTGCAAGCTATCCTCTGCCCACTGTCAATGCCTGAGCAAAATGCATTACTGAGTGGCAACAGTACTGTGGGCTCAACACAAGTATTACTCACAGACAAAAGTTTCTAGCTGTCGCCAGGCACTCTTGTCAATGTAATACTTTTGTTGGCACACTTGGTATCATTTATGAAATAGATGACTGAAGTAAAAAATGCGTACAGCATGTTTTAATTCACTGTGTAGCCATTCTTTATGATAAAAGGATGAACTGTAAGTAAAAGTTTGGGTCACATCCAGCACTACAGCCACTCTTCGTAGCCCACATCACTCACGTGTAATAACACACCACACCAATCTCCGGACCCAACTCGCCTGCTCAAACCACCGACCCAGACCTGCGAAGTTTACTCTCTCATATGTGGTCAGATGTGAGGGCACTTCTAGTGAGCTACAATACGCTGACGCAAAAATCacagtataaatatttgggtgtgacATTCTCGGCCGATTGTTCTTGGAATACTCATATTGACATGGTGGTTGCGAAGGCTGCAAAGACCCTAAACGCATGTGCGGTATGGGACCCATGGCAAACAACACTGAGCAATAAGCTTGAAGAAATCCAAAACAGGGCTGCAAGTTTCGTCCTACATCGATACTCTAGAAGTGATAGCTGTACCGATGTGAAAAACGAATTTGAGTGGGAAAGTCTTTCTGCTCGAAGAAGAAAATTGCGCCTTAAACTGATGTATCAAATATTTCATCATAAGACTGGCATTCAAATGGAAAAATATTTACACAGGCCCCATTATGTCTCTTCTCGTATTGATCACTGCTTTAAGATTTTGGAATACTGTACCAGATTTAATATGCTTTCAAATTAATTTTTTGTATGTTCTATCAGTGAATGGAatcgcctttcaggtcagcaagtgTGCTGTATGAATGAAGATGTGTTTTTTTCATCATTGTAACCCCCCTGCTGTAGCGCCTTCGGGCTAAGCGGGGTAAAAAttgaataaagaaaataaagagaaaataAGTCGTGTGCAAGCAAAACGTGAAATGCATGATCTACTGCCGTAGCGTGTTGCCGCCCAGTAGAGACCGCACCTAAAACAGCTTTGCGTAAATGATCACACGATGCCAATGCCAGTGATGAAAGCTCGATACCTTGCACAGCGTTTTGATTACTCTCGGCATGCATATCAGTGCAAAATAGCAccttctatatatatattttttttcttaatgttgATCTCAAGTGCTTGAAACTCGAGACCCGCAAAAGCTGGCTTCATAATCCTGTTTACGAGCGTCAGTAAATCCAGTGCGTGCGAGTTCGGTGCCCGTTAGTGTTGATCGGGGTTACGAATAGTCCCGGCACGTTCACTGAAAACTAATGCTTTGCTGCATTACGCCACCACTAGATTAAACGAAGACGTATCGTGCTgcaagcctgcctgcctgcttcttTTGCCAACTCGAGAGCGCATTACAACCGGCACCTGCGTAGACCTCGTTCCGCAAGAGACCGTCGTCATCGGAGACCAGATCGACGGGCCAGACTTGCTCCAGAAGTTTCTTCAGCTGTCGTGCACGTACTGATTTTCCGCTGCAAGGAAGCCCGCACATAATTACGAGCGGCATCGTGTCCCAAGCTTGAGTTTACTTGAGTTACATGCGGATATGACAACGGCTTGCATTGGCTGTTGTTGACTGCTCATACGTGACATTTTTCTATACCATTAATAAAAATCAGTGATAAAAGCTTCATAAACTGCCGAATTTCCGGACAAAATATATAATTATAATATTGCttgaattttcattttttttgctttcgactGGGCTTTGACGCCTTGATTCTCTAATGAGTCCAACTTTAACCGCCGCAAAAAGGAATCGGTTCTTGACAATGACAGCACGCGCAGGCGTCCATGTGCGTTTGCTCGGCTGGTGTGCTGCTTGGGACATGTTTGAAACTACCGAAACACCGGTTTTTCGGAAGTAACTGGTAGCACAAGTAGAAAAAGCGCATCAGAAAGTGCGGCGGTTTCACTGAAACTATCTGCAAAGCGTGCCTGATGACCGGCATTGCTGGGACGATCAGGTGCTACTGGGAAAAGCAGAACTAAACTGAACTCCCAAACTTTGTACCAGTACCTGCGTTTTAGTCAAAATGCTGAAAACTGCTGCATCGTCGACGACACGGGCTTTATTAGGAAGTGCTCAATCAACGGCCTGCGCCCAAGTTAGGGTAAGAATATGGCAGTGATTGGCATATGCAAGCTCGCTGTTTGCTAGGATTGCATGATGAGCCGTGTTCTTAgcacgtagaaaaaaaaagtaagcgaGTGGACACTCACCTGCACACGGGGTAATATCGACAAGACGaatttctgattttttttaaatgtgataCCTAGAGAAAATCGCGGGTGTCGAGCCATGACTTCGACTTTCGCGAAAGTTGTCTGAAAAGATTGTCGCCGCGCAGCTTTCGTGGGTTCTGCATTTgttcttttctcttttatttaGACGACCAAAATTTTGAGGCGGGTTGTCACGCCGCCTTTGTCAAAGCTGTGGTACAAGACACCTCGAAACCTGAGGAAAGAGCACTTCATTTACGATTATGAGGAGGTCACCGAATTCAAAAAGAAGCCAAACATTGATGTCATCCTCACGCAGTTCGTTGAAGGTAAGTTCGATCATTTGTCTTAAACTTAAGTTACGTACACATGAGTCGCTACTAACCACATTTCTATTCACTACAGCAACTTCACGCGATGAAAATCTTGTGCGAGGAAATCTTTTATTAAAGCCAGTTATGTTACCCAAGCCAGTTGTAATAAGGGTGGCCTTGAACATCCACGTAACTTGTAGTATTATTATTTTAGGCGAAGTTCACTATTGTACCGTCAGCCATAATTTTGTTCTTTGCTTCTTCATCTCTAAGGGATGATGATGAGTGTGTGAGAGTAAAGATGGTATTTCCTCTCCTTTGCATCTCGGATAGACGGTGAGGAAAAAGACAGCAGGTCTTGTGTCAAGCACAGAGACATACTTGGCTGACTTCAGTGTGGTACGTGCATGGTTCTCCTGCCGATGAGACACCAATTACTGAGGCACTGTCTTATTAGAGTGGTTGCTTATTAAGTCCACACATTAGTTGTGTTTATTCGAACCTCTGATGAGCACCATCCTCCCATTTTGTCAGTGCAAATTAAGAAGAGAGCTAAATTGCAGAACTTCCTGAGAATTTCCATGCATAGTGCACTATCCCCTCACTCTGGCTTAGCAAAGAAGTGAAACGCAACACCAGGGCCGTGCGAGAATGTTCGTGCCACTCGTGCTTCCTGCCTGCTCTCCACATCGCAGGACGAAGACCATAGCGAGGTTTCAGCATGCTTCAGGCCCACTGGCTCATGAGAAAATGCTGGGCGTATTccagcttgtttttatttttccttgccGTGCTTGCATCACAGCTCCAGTAATTTGCAGTGCTGGCCTTGTGATTTGACCAGCTGTCCTGTATGCAGGAAGTGCATGGTTTATTCTTTAGTGCCAGAAGGATTTTCGCACTGTTTGCCCATT
Coding sequences within it:
- the LOC144093568 gene encoding protein KTI12 homolog isoform X2 produces the protein MPLVIMCGLPCSGKSRQARRSSCGTGSSLTLHGYRYELYCLVRGARTNHCIVQVLATQEQCKQWNGQRPTEQQYTLEVMTALAERLEAPDANNRWDRPLVQLPWDANDAEAAKEVENALTDRKPLPPHRATQNAPLVSDLYERDQLTRNLVQTMLQSADPTLPPAGQLHRLRRQFLAWSGTQPLSELPQLFNQYVRSGGNET
- the LOC144093568 gene encoding protein KTI12 homolog isoform X1, yielding MPLVIMCGLPCSGKSVRARQLKKLLEQVWPVDLVSDDDGLLRNEVYAEAGQEKQLRDRLKSDVARLLSRDRLVILDAPNYIKGYRYELYCLVRGARTNHCIVQVLATQEQCKQWNGQRPTEQQYTLEVMTALAERLEAPDANNRWDRPLVQLPWDANDAEAAKEVENALTDRKPLPPHRATQNAPLVSDLYERDQLTRNLVQTMLQSADPTLPPAGQLHRLRRQFLAWSGTQPLSELPQLFNQYVRSGGNET